A portion of the Callithrix jacchus isolate 240 chromosome 21, calJac240_pri, whole genome shotgun sequence genome contains these proteins:
- the NRIP1 gene encoding nuclear receptor-interacting protein 1, translating into MTHGEELGSDVHQDSIVLTYLEGLLMHQAAGGSGTAIDKKSAGHNEEDQNFNISGSAFPTCQSNCPVLNTHTYQGSGMLHLKKARLLQSSEDWNAAKRKRLSDSIVNLNVKKEALLAGMVDNVPKGKQDSTLLASLLQSFSSRLQTVALSQQIRQSLKEQGYALSHDSLKVEKDLRCYGVASSHLKTLLKKSKVKDQKTDTNLPDVTKNLIRDRFAESPHHVGQSGTKVMSEPLSCAARLQAVASMVEKRASPATSPKPSVACSQLALLLSSEAHLQQYSREHALKTQNANQAASERLAAMARLQENGQKDVGNFQLSKGMSSHLNGQARTSSSKLMASKSNAATFQNPMGIIPSSPKNAGYKNSLERNNVKQAPNNSLLLHLLKSQTIPKPVNGHSHSERGSIFEESSTPTTIDEYSDNNPSFTDDSSGDESSYSNCVPIDLSCKHRVEKSESDQPVSLDNFTQSLLNTWDPKVPDVDIKEDQDTSKNSKLNSHQKVTLLQLLLGHKNEENVEKNASPQGVHNEVTKFNTQNYSRTSVIESPSTNRTTPVSTPPLLTSTKAESPINLSQHSLVIKWNSPPYACNTPSEKLTNTTSNHSMDLTKSKEPPGEKPAHSEGAQNSATFSASKLLQNLAQCGMQSSVSVEEQRSSKQLLTVNTDKPIGMIDRLNSPLLSSKTNVVEENKGFSSQPTVTEPGLSGSEIENLLERRTVLQLLLGNPNKGKSEKKEKTPLRDESTQEHSERALSEQILMVKIKSEPCDDLQIPHTNVHLSHDTKSVPFLGMAPALQRSTPALPVSEDFKSEPVSPQDFSFSKNGLLSRLLRQNQDSYLADDSDKSHRNNEMSLLESKNLCMVPKKRKLYTEPLENPFKKMKNNIVDAANNHSAPEVLYGYQEELKLSRNDLEFKYPAGHSSASESEQRSWARESKSFNVLKQLLLSENCVRDLSPHRSNSVTDSKKKGHKNNVTNSKPEFSISSLNGLMYSSSQPNSCMDSRTFSYPGVVRTPVSPTFPEHLGCAGSRPESGLLNGCSMPSEKGPIKWVITDVEKNEYEKDSPRLTKTNPILYYMLQKGGNSVTSRETQDKDIWREPSSAESVSQVTIKEELLPTAETKASFFNLRSPYNSHIGNNASRPHSTNGEVYGLLGNMLTIKKESE; encoded by the coding sequence ATGACTCATGGAGAAGAGCTTGGCTCTGATGTGCACCAGGATTCTATTGTTTTAACTTACCTAGAAGGATTACTAATGCATCAGGCAGCAGGGGGATCAGGTACTGCCATTGACAAAAAGTCTGCTGGGCATAATGAAGAGGATCAGAACTTTAACATTTCTGGCAGTGCATTTCCCACCTGTCAAAGTAATTGTCCAGTTctcaatacacacacatatcaggGATCTGGCATGCTGCATCTCAAAAAAGCCAGACTGTTGCAGTCTTCCGAGGACTGGAATGCAGCAAAGCGGAAGAGGCTGTCTGATTCTATCGTAAATTTAAACGTAAAGAAGGAAGCTTTGCTGGCTGGCATGGTTGACAATGTGCCTAAAGGCAAACAGGATAGCACATTACTGGCCTCTTTGCTTCAGTCATTCAGCTCTAGGCTGCAGACTGTTGCTCTGTCACAACAAATTAGGCAGAGCCTCAAGGAGCAAGGATATGCCCTCAGTCATGATTCTTTAAAAGTGGAGAAGGATTTAAGGTGCTATGGTGTTGCATCAAGTCACTTAAAAACTTTGTTGAAGAAAAGTAAAGTTAAAGATCAAAAGACTGACACGAATCTTCCTGACGTGACTAAAAACCTAATCAGAGATAGGTTTGCCGAGTCTCCTCATCATGTTGGACAAAGTGGAACAAAGGTCATGAGTGAACCATTGTCATGTGCTGCAAGATTACAGGCTGTTGCAAGCATGGTGGAAAAAAGGGCTAGTCCTGCCACCTCACCTAAACCTAGTGTTGCTTGTAGCCAACTGGCATTACTTCTTTCAAGTGAAGCCCATTTGCAGCAGTATTCTCGAGAACatgctttaaaaacacaaaatgcaaaTCAAGCTGCAAGTGAAAGACTTGCTGCTATGGCCAGATTGCAAGAAAATGGCCAGAAGGATGTTGGCAATTTCCAGCTCTCAAAAGGAATGTCAAGCCATCTTAATGGTCAGGCAAGAACATCATCAAGCAAACTGATGGCTAGCAAAAGTAATGCTGCAACATTTCAAAATCCAATGGGTATCATTCCTTCTTCCCCTAAAAATGCAGGTTATAAGAACTCACTAGAAAGAAACAATGTAAAACAAGCTCCTAACAATAGTTTGCTTTTACATCTTCTTAAAAGCCAGACTATACCTAAGCCAGTGAATGGACATAGTCACAGTGAGAGAGGAAGCATTTTTGAGGAAAGTAGTACTCCTACAACTATTGATGAATATTCAGATAACAATCCTAGTTTTACAGATGACAGCAGTGGTGATGAAAGTTCTTACTCCAACTGCGTTCCCATAGACTTGTCTTGCAAACACCGAGTTGAAAAATCAGAATCTGACCAACCTGTTTCTTTGGATAACTTTACTCAATCCTTGCTGAACACTTGGGATCCAAAAGTCCCAGATGTAGATATTAAAGAAGATCAAGATACCTCAAAGAATTCTAAGCTAAACTCACACCAGAAAGTAACACTTCTTCAATTGCTACTTGGCcataagaatgaagaaaatgtagaaaaaaacgCCAGCCCTCAGGGAGTACACAATGAGGTAACCAAGTTCAATACACAGAATTATTCAAGGACTTCTGTGATAGAAAGCCCCAGTACAAATCGGACTACTCCAGTGAGCACTCCACCATTACTTACATCAACCAAAGCGGAGTCTCCCATCAATCTCTCTCAACACTCTCTGGTTATTAAATGGAATTCCCCACCATATGCCTGCAATACTCCATCTGAAAAGCTAACAAATACTACATCTAACCACTCAATGGACCTTACAAAAAGCAAAGAACCGCCAGGAGAGAAACCAGCCCACAGTGAAGGTGCACAAAACTCTGCAACTTTTAGTGCCAGTAAGCTGTTACAGAATTTAGCACAATGTGGAATGCAGTCTTCTGTGTCAGTGGAAGAGCAGAGATCTAGCAAACAGCTGTTAACTGTAAACACAGATAAACCGATAGGTATGATTGATAGATTAAATAGCCCTTTGCTCTCAAGTAAAACAAATGTggttgaagaaaataaaggattTAGTAGTCAACCAACAGTTACAGAACCAGGACTTTCTGGttctgaaatagaaaatctgCTTGAAAGACGTACTGTCCTCCAGTTGCTCCTGGGAAACCCCAACAAAGGtaagagtgaaaagaaagagaaaactcccTTAAGAGATGAAAGTACTCAGGAACACTCAGAGAGAGCTTTAAGTGAACAAATATTGATGGTGAAAATAAAGTCTGAGCCTTGTGATGACTTACAAATTCCTCATACAAATGTGCACTTGAGCCATGATACTAAGAGTGTGCCATTCTTGGGTATGGCTCCTGCTTTGCAAAGAAGCACACCTGCCTTACCAGTGTCCGAGGACTTTAAATCGGAGCCTGTTTCACCTcaggatttttctttctcaaagaatGGTCTGTTAAGTCGATTGCTAAGACAGAATCAAGATAGTTACCTGGCAGATGATTCAGACAAGAGTCACAGAAATAATGAAATGTCACTTCTAGAATCAAAGAATCTTTGCATGGTCCCTAAGAAAAGGAAGCTTTATACTGAGCCATTAGAAAATCcatttaaaaagatgaagaacAACATTGTTGATGCTGCAAACAATCACAGTGCCCCGGAAGTACTGTATGGGTACCAGGAAGAGCTGAAATTGAGCAGAAATGATCTTGAATTTAAATATCCTGCTGGTCACAGCTCAGCCAGCGAAAGTGAACAAAGGAGTTGGGCCAGAGAGAGCAAAAGCTTCAATGTTCTGAAACAGCTGCTTCTCTCGGAAAACTGTGTGCGAGATCTGTCCCCGCACAGAAGTAACTCTGTCACCGACAGTAAAAAGAAAGGACACAAAAATAATGTGACCAACAGCAAACCTGAATTTAGCATTTCTTCGTTAAATGGACTGATGTACAGTTCCAGTCAGCCCAACAGTTGCATGGATAGCAGGACATTTTCATACCCAGGAGTAGTAAGAACTCCTGTGAGTCCTACTTTCCCTGAGCACTTGGGCTGTGCAGGGTCTAGACCAGAATCTGGGCTTTTGAATGGGTGTTCCATGCCCAGTGAGAAAGGACCCATTAAGTGGGTTATCACTGATGTGGAGAAGAATGAGTATGAAAAAGATTCTCCAAGACTGACCAAAACCAACCCAATACTATATTATATGCTCCAGAAAGGAGGCAATTCTGTTACCAGTCGAGAAACACAAGACAAAGACATTTGGAGGGAGCCTTCATCTGCTGAAAGTGTCTCACAGGTCACAATCAAAGAAGAGTTACTTCCTACTGCAGAAACGAAAGCTTCTTTCTTTAATTTAAGAAGCCCTTACAATAGCCATATAGGAAATAATGCTTCTCGCCCACACAGCACGAATGGAGAAGTTTATGGACTTCTGGGAAACATgctaacaataaaaaaagaatcagaataa